A single Streptomyces mirabilis DNA region contains:
- a CDS encoding CBS domain-containing protein, translating to MTTAGDIMHRGAQWIPAHETLDRAAQLMRELNVGALPISDENERLCGILTDRDIVVGCVAMGHDPAQVTAGEMAQGTPRWIESGADVGEVLQEMKGHQIRRLPVIENKRLVGMISEADLAQHLTDEQLAAWVESVYARSALR from the coding sequence ATGACCACCGCCGGAGACATCATGCACCGTGGTGCCCAGTGGATCCCCGCTCACGAGACTTTGGACCGCGCAGCCCAGCTGATGCGGGAGCTCAACGTGGGCGCGCTGCCCATCAGTGACGAGAACGAACGGCTCTGCGGCATCCTCACCGACCGCGACATCGTCGTCGGCTGTGTCGCCATGGGCCACGACCCGGCCCAGGTCACCGCGGGCGAGATGGCCCAGGGCACCCCGCGCTGGATCGAGTCGGGTGCCGATGTCGGCGAGGTGCTCCAGGAGATGAAGGGGCACCAGATCCGCCGGCTTCCCGTGATCGAGAACAAACGCCTCGTCGGCATGATCAGCGAGGCCGACCTGGCCCAGCATCTGACGGACGAACAGCTCGCCGCGTGGGTCGAGAGCGTCTACGCGAGGAGCGCGTTGCGCTGA
- a CDS encoding uridine kinase — protein sequence MRLEAITWERLGDLLAERLLDLKPDDGSPWPRIAFDGAPAAHPGDLAQRVCEALRIRGRSSLVVGTEGFLRPASLRLEYGHEDAEAYYNGWVDTSALWREVFGPLDPGGDGRVLPDLWDPATDRATRSPYVQLPPGGVLLLHGPFLLRHWFPFDLSVHVLLSPGALRRRTPESEHWTLPAFERYETEVDPGATADVLVRADDPRHPAWNG from the coding sequence GTGCGACTCGAAGCGATCACCTGGGAACGGCTCGGCGACCTCCTCGCCGAGCGCCTGCTCGACCTGAAACCGGACGACGGCAGTCCGTGGCCGCGGATCGCTTTCGACGGAGCCCCCGCCGCCCACCCCGGTGATCTCGCGCAGCGCGTCTGTGAGGCGCTGCGCATACGCGGCCGGTCCTCGCTCGTCGTCGGCACGGAGGGCTTCCTGCGCCCCGCGTCACTGCGGCTCGAATACGGTCACGAGGACGCCGAGGCGTACTACAACGGCTGGGTCGACACCAGCGCCCTGTGGCGCGAGGTCTTCGGCCCGCTCGACCCCGGCGGCGACGGCCGCGTCCTGCCCGACCTCTGGGACCCGGCCACCGACCGCGCCACCCGCAGCCCCTATGTCCAGCTCCCTCCCGGCGGGGTGCTGTTGCTCCACGGCCCCTTCCTGCTGCGGCACTGGTTCCCGTTCGACCTGAGCGTCCACGTCCTGCTCTCCCCGGGCGCCCTTCGCCGCCGCACTCCGGAATCCGAGCACTGGACCCTGCCCGCCTTCGAGCGCTACGAGACGGAAGTGGACCCGGGCGCCACGGCCGACGTCCTGGTCCGCGCCGACGATCCCCGCCACCCGGCCTGGAACGGCTGA
- a CDS encoding MHYT domain-containing protein translates to MQGTVDGFSYGLVTPLVAYLMACLGGALGLRCTTRSMLVAHSWRAGWLALGSVAIASGIWTMHFIAMMGFTVKETPVHYDKPTTFASLGVAIVMVGIGIFIVGYRGATGTALFTGGTITGLGVASMHYLGMAGMRLNGNLEYNTLTVSASVVIAVVAATAALWAAGQVRGFLWSVGASLVMGLAVSGMHYTGMAALSVHLHGTSSSPDGDSAAALLAPMMIGPLVFLCLAGVVVMFDPLMVMGKPDWRPTEHRPGVPAHPTVQYVGRRPLPRAGRERGHRSSRTPQNR, encoded by the coding sequence ATGCAGGGCACGGTCGACGGCTTCAGTTACGGACTCGTCACACCGCTGGTGGCGTACCTCATGGCCTGCCTGGGCGGAGCGCTCGGCCTGCGCTGCACCACCAGATCGATGCTCGTCGCCCACTCCTGGCGGGCCGGCTGGCTCGCGCTCGGCTCGGTGGCGATCGCCTCGGGCATATGGACCATGCATTTCATAGCCATGATGGGGTTCACCGTAAAGGAGACCCCGGTCCACTACGACAAGCCGACGACGTTCGCGAGCCTGGGCGTTGCCATCGTGATGGTCGGCATCGGGATCTTCATCGTGGGTTACCGGGGCGCCACCGGAACGGCGCTCTTCACCGGGGGGACCATCACCGGTCTGGGAGTCGCCTCGATGCACTATCTGGGCATGGCCGGCATGCGCCTCAACGGGAACCTCGAGTACAACACCCTCACCGTCTCCGCCTCGGTGGTCATAGCCGTCGTCGCCGCCACCGCCGCTCTGTGGGCGGCGGGGCAGGTCCGGGGATTCCTCTGGAGCGTGGGCGCCAGCCTCGTCATGGGGCTGGCCGTCAGCGGTATGCACTACACGGGCATGGCCGCCCTCAGCGTCCATCTCCACGGCACGTCCAGCAGTCCCGACGGCGACTCGGCCGCCGCACTGCTCGCGCCCATGATGATCGGCCCGCTGGTCTTCCTGTGTCTGGCGGGCGTCGTCGTGATGTTCGACCCGCTGATGGTCATGGGCAAGCCCGACTGGAGGCCCACGGAGCACCGGCCCGGCGTCCCGGCCCACCCCACGGTCCAGTACGTCGGCCGCCGCCCTCTGCCGCGCGCCGGCCGGGAGCGCGGCCACCGCAGCTCACGCACCCCCCAGAACCGGTGA
- a CDS encoding cupin domain-containing protein, with protein MSMNTQATPSFAVHIPDAELEPEPLDPAQIVSGDPVVSGKVLWESADGKQLRGIWQITPGVVTDTEANELFVVVSGRATIEVEGGDVIEVGPGDAAVLREGDRTTWTVHETLRKAYHISL; from the coding sequence ATGAGCATGAACACGCAGGCCACCCCGTCCTTCGCCGTGCACATCCCCGACGCCGAGCTGGAACCGGAGCCCCTGGACCCGGCTCAGATCGTCTCCGGCGACCCGGTGGTGAGCGGCAAGGTGCTGTGGGAGTCGGCCGACGGCAAGCAACTGCGCGGCATCTGGCAGATCACGCCCGGAGTGGTCACGGACACCGAGGCCAACGAACTCTTCGTCGTCGTCAGTGGCCGCGCCACGATCGAGGTCGAGGGCGGTGACGTGATCGAGGTGGGTCCGGGCGACGCGGCCGTGCTGCGCGAGGGCGACCGTACGACGTGGACCGTGCACGAGACGCTCCGCAAGGCTTACCACATCAGCCTCTGA
- a CDS encoding methyltransferase domain-containing protein, whose protein sequence is MTQTDGYLLDNRQTEAGKRFDAFATLFDPTTFRHIERFGIGSGWRCWEVGAGGTSVVSWLAKKVGPTGRVVATDIDTSWAASAARPPVEIRVHDVGAEEPPGEGFDLVHARLVLVHVPDRERALRSMVKALRPGGRLLIEDADPALQPLLCPDEHGPEQQLANRLRHGFRKLLAERGADLSYGRKLPRLLREAGLREVEADAYFPVTSTACADLESATIRQIRDQLVTAGLATDEDIDRHLANVASGSMDLATAPMISAWGRK, encoded by the coding sequence ATGACGCAAACCGACGGCTATCTTCTCGACAACCGGCAGACCGAGGCGGGAAAGCGCTTCGACGCCTTCGCCACTCTCTTCGACCCCACGACCTTCCGGCACATCGAGCGCTTCGGCATCGGGTCCGGCTGGCGCTGCTGGGAGGTCGGCGCGGGCGGCACGTCCGTGGTGTCCTGGCTCGCCAAGAAGGTCGGCCCGACCGGGCGGGTCGTCGCGACCGACATCGACACGTCGTGGGCGGCCTCCGCGGCCCGCCCGCCGGTCGAGATCCGGGTGCACGACGTGGGCGCCGAGGAACCGCCGGGGGAGGGCTTCGACCTCGTGCACGCACGGCTCGTGCTGGTCCATGTACCGGACCGGGAGCGGGCGTTGCGGTCGATGGTCAAGGCACTGCGGCCCGGCGGACGGCTTCTCATCGAGGACGCCGACCCCGCGCTGCAACCGCTGCTCTGCCCCGACGAACACGGCCCCGAGCAACAGCTCGCGAACCGGCTGAGGCACGGCTTCCGCAAGCTGCTCGCCGAGCGCGGCGCCGACCTCTCCTACGGCCGTAAACTCCCTCGCCTGCTGCGGGAGGCGGGACTGCGCGAGGTGGAGGCCGACGCGTACTTCCCCGTCACCTCGACCGCCTGCGCAGACCTCGAGTCCGCGACGATCCGTCAGATCCGCGACCAGCTCGTCACCGCGGGACTCGCCACCGACGAGGACATCGACCGTCACCTGGCCAACGTGGCCTCCGGCTCGATGGACCTGGCGACCGCGCCGATGATCTCGGCCTGGGGACGCAAGTAG
- a CDS encoding methylated-DNA--[protein]-cysteine S-methyltransferase — MNSDGQDEQRVVWAVVGTDIGPLLLAATPDGLVNVVFHATDAVRDKALERLAARLGAEPVEAPGSPLLAESIRQVAAYFAGERRDFELPLDWSLISGFNRQVLRELAAGVPYGGVVGYGDLARRVGQPGAAQAVGVAMGSNPLPVVVPCHRVVESDGGIGGFGGGLETKRKLLALEGVLPEPLF; from the coding sequence ATGAACAGCGATGGGCAGGACGAACAGCGGGTCGTGTGGGCCGTCGTCGGCACGGACATCGGTCCGCTGCTGCTGGCGGCGACACCGGACGGCCTGGTGAACGTGGTCTTCCACGCCACGGACGCGGTGCGCGACAAGGCGCTCGAGCGGCTCGCCGCGCGTCTGGGCGCCGAGCCGGTCGAGGCACCCGGGTCACCGCTCCTGGCCGAGTCGATACGCCAGGTCGCAGCGTACTTCGCGGGCGAGCGGCGGGACTTCGAGCTGCCGCTGGACTGGTCGCTGATCTCCGGGTTCAACCGTCAGGTGCTGCGTGAGCTGGCCGCGGGAGTTCCGTACGGCGGGGTCGTGGGCTATGGCGACCTGGCCCGACGGGTCGGCCAGCCGGGCGCGGCGCAGGCCGTGGGCGTGGCCATGGGCTCGAACCCGCTGCCGGTCGTCGTGCCGTGCCATCGGGTGGTGGAGAGCGACGGCGGCATCGGGGGGTTCGGGGGCGGCCTGGAGACCAAGCGGAAGCTGCTGGCGCTGGAAGGGGTGCTGCCGGAGCCGTTGTTCTGA
- a CDS encoding DUF1772 domain-containing protein has translation MIDGPYFVLTVLGVLGCGLVAGVFCGFSTFVMRGLAELPPAQGVAAMNAINVAAVRPAFMLVFVGSAGLCAVLAVVTFVLLPDEGTVELLLGSALYLFGTFGVTVVANVPRNDALLRMDPGTPEAAVYWRSYVREWTLWNHVRAVASAAAAVSYTLALT, from the coding sequence ATGATCGATGGACCGTATTTCGTGCTGACCGTGCTGGGGGTGCTCGGCTGCGGGCTGGTGGCCGGGGTGTTCTGCGGGTTCTCGACGTTCGTGATGCGGGGGCTCGCCGAGTTGCCGCCCGCGCAGGGCGTGGCGGCGATGAACGCGATCAACGTGGCCGCGGTGCGCCCGGCGTTCATGCTCGTGTTCGTCGGGTCGGCGGGGCTGTGTGCCGTGCTCGCCGTGGTCACCTTCGTGCTGCTGCCCGACGAGGGGACGGTGGAGCTGTTGCTGGGCAGCGCGCTGTATCTGTTCGGGACGTTCGGGGTGACGGTCGTCGCCAACGTCCCGCGCAACGACGCGCTGCTGAGGATGGACCCGGGTACGCCGGAGGCGGCCGTGTACTGGCGTTCGTACGTGCGCGAGTGGACGCTGTGGAACCACGTCCGCGCGGTCGCGTCGGCCGCCGCGGCGGTCTCGTACACGCTGGCCCTCACCTGA
- a CDS encoding carbohydrate kinase family protein, which produces MNGTDRGGGPGRGANRADRDAAGRDVGAATGALLVVGDVVTDIVARHHGPLAASTDTAAAIRTLPGGAGANVACWAAHRGCAEVRLLGRVGADAAAWHERELVACGVRPLLVVDPQAPTGTVICLVDQGASAERTFLTDSGASLRLGPDDWSPALLDGVARLHLSGYLFFSEPSRALVSVALESARARGVPVSLDPASAGFLTELGVDRFLALAEGVDLLLPSRDEAFLLTGLPDPADAAAKLSRHVPLVVAKQGPDGALVARSGAVRAHVPAVPANPRDTTGAGDAFTGAFLAALLAGAEPEAAAVEGCRAGAMAVERVGGRPEGARGR; this is translated from the coding sequence ATGAACGGGACGGATCGCGGCGGCGGCCCGGGCCGGGGCGCAAACCGGGCGGACCGGGACGCTGCCGGGCGGGATGTGGGCGCGGCGACGGGGGCACTGCTCGTCGTCGGTGACGTGGTCACGGACATCGTCGCCCGGCACCACGGGCCGCTCGCGGCGAGCACCGACACGGCCGCCGCGATCCGAACCCTGCCGGGCGGGGCCGGTGCCAACGTCGCGTGCTGGGCCGCGCATCGGGGCTGCGCGGAGGTGCGACTGCTGGGCCGGGTGGGGGCGGATGCCGCCGCTTGGCACGAGCGTGAGCTGGTGGCCTGCGGCGTACGCCCCCTCCTCGTCGTCGATCCGCAGGCGCCGACGGGGACGGTGATCTGCCTGGTGGACCAGGGTGCCTCGGCCGAGCGGACGTTTCTCACCGACAGCGGGGCCTCCCTGCGGCTCGGCCCCGACGACTGGTCGCCCGCGCTGCTCGACGGTGTCGCGCGGCTGCATCTGTCGGGCTATCTGTTCTTCTCCGAGCCGAGCCGGGCGCTGGTGTCGGTGGCTCTGGAGTCGGCACGCGCGCGGGGGGTACCGGTCAGCCTGGACCCCGCGTCGGCGGGGTTCCTCACGGAACTGGGCGTGGACCGCTTCCTCGCGCTCGCCGAGGGCGTCGATCTGCTGCTGCCCAGTCGCGACGAGGCGTTCCTGCTGACGGGCCTGCCCGATCCGGCGGACGCGGCGGCCAAGTTGAGCCGCCACGTCCCCCTGGTCGTCGCGAAGCAGGGCCCCGACGGGGCCCTGGTGGCCCGCTCGGGTGCCGTACGGGCCCACGTCCCGGCGGTGCCCGCGAACCCTCGCGACACCACGGGTGCCGGCGACGCCTTCACCGGAGCGTTCCTCGCCGCTCTTCTCGCGGGCGCCGAGCCCGAGGCGGCGGCGGTGGAGGGGTGCAGGGCGGGGGCGATGGCGGTGGAGCGGGTCGGGGGCAGGCCCGAGGGGGCGCGGGGCCGGTAG
- a CDS encoding pseudouridine-5'-phosphate glycosidase, with the protein MIEVSEEVREALDARRPVVALESTIIAHGLPRPRNLQVALELEDVVRQEGAVPATIAVLDGRPHVGLDKEQLERVANEDGIRKLGHRDLPLAVAAGASGATTVSATALLAALAGVRVFATGGLGGVHREWTVTQDESADLGLLARTRITVVCAGVKSILDVPATLQRLETLGIAVAGYGTARFPGFYLSDSGHPVDWTLDSPGQVADVMRAQDALDGPESALIVANPVPEEEQLDPALHARVLAEALRACEAEGVSGQAVTPFLLDHLVRHTDGASLSANLAAVRGNVRLAGRIAAAWAGA; encoded by the coding sequence GTGATCGAGGTGTCCGAAGAGGTGCGGGAAGCGCTCGACGCGCGCCGGCCGGTGGTGGCCCTGGAGTCGACGATCATCGCGCACGGGCTGCCCCGCCCGCGCAATCTGCAGGTCGCGCTGGAGCTGGAGGACGTCGTACGGCAGGAGGGCGCCGTACCGGCGACGATCGCCGTGCTGGACGGGCGGCCCCATGTCGGACTGGACAAGGAGCAGTTGGAGCGGGTCGCCAACGAGGACGGGATCCGCAAGCTGGGGCACCGCGATCTGCCGCTCGCGGTGGCGGCGGGCGCGAGCGGCGCGACGACCGTGTCCGCGACGGCGTTGCTGGCCGCTCTCGCGGGTGTCCGCGTGTTCGCGACGGGCGGCCTCGGCGGGGTGCACCGGGAGTGGACGGTGACGCAGGACGAGTCGGCGGACCTGGGTCTGCTGGCGCGAACCCGGATCACGGTGGTGTGCGCGGGCGTCAAGTCGATCCTGGACGTGCCGGCGACACTGCAGCGCCTGGAGACACTGGGCATCGCGGTGGCCGGGTACGGCACGGCTCGCTTCCCCGGCTTCTATCTGTCCGACTCGGGGCATCCCGTGGACTGGACGCTGGACTCCCCGGGGCAGGTGGCGGACGTCATGCGCGCGCAGGACGCGCTGGACGGCCCGGAATCGGCGCTCATCGTGGCGAACCCGGTCCCCGAGGAGGAGCAGCTCGATCCCGCGCTCCACGCGCGCGTGCTCGCCGAGGCGTTGCGGGCGTGCGAGGCGGAGGGCGTGAGCGGGCAGGCCGTGACGCCGTTCCTGCTCGACCATCTGGTGCGGCACACCGACGGCGCGTCACTGAGCGCCAATCTGGCGGCGGTGCGCGGAAACGTACGACTCGCGGGACGGATCGCGGCGGCCTGGGCCGGGGCATGA
- a CDS encoding DUF2293 domain-containing protein, with product MAPIATPPPPGGLLVIQPLKKRLCAECRSGPLALLVLEEGEPRCLDCADLGHLVFLPRGDTALTRRSREGSALSAVVVRFNRRRSRYERQGVLVEEAALARAEERCLADAEVRRRRRARDARRREAEDLRFTEAFAREIRGLFPGCPADRARAIAAHASVRGSGRVGRSAAGRALSEAAVTAAVRAAVRHTDTPYDQLLMSGVPRHEARRRIAAAVEARLQGWHDELAARA from the coding sequence ATGGCACCGATCGCAACTCCCCCGCCCCCTGGCGGACTTCTCGTCATCCAGCCGCTCAAGAAGCGGCTCTGTGCCGAGTGCCGGAGCGGGCCGTTGGCGCTGCTGGTGCTGGAGGAGGGGGAGCCACGCTGTCTGGACTGCGCGGACCTGGGGCACCTGGTGTTCCTGCCGCGGGGCGACACGGCGCTGACGCGCCGGTCGCGGGAGGGCAGCGCGCTGTCGGCGGTGGTGGTGCGCTTCAACCGGCGGCGGAGCCGCTACGAGCGGCAGGGCGTCCTCGTCGAGGAGGCGGCGCTCGCCCGGGCCGAGGAGCGGTGCCTGGCGGACGCGGAGGTGCGAAGGCGGCGGCGGGCACGGGACGCGCGACGGCGGGAGGCGGAGGATCTGCGGTTCACGGAGGCGTTCGCGCGGGAGATACGCGGGCTTTTCCCCGGCTGTCCTGCCGACCGGGCGCGGGCGATCGCCGCGCACGCCTCGGTGCGCGGGAGCGGCCGGGTGGGGCGCAGCGCCGCGGGCCGTGCGCTGTCCGAGGCCGCGGTGACGGCTGCGGTCCGTGCCGCCGTACGGCACACGGACACTCCGTACGACCAGTTGCTGATGAGTGGCGTGCCGCGGCACGAGGCGCGCCGTCGGATCGCGGCCGCGGTGGAGGCGCGGCTCCAGGGGTGGCACGACGAGCTCGCGGCACGCGCGTGA
- the corA gene encoding magnesium/cobalt transporter CorA, which translates to MSMAGNLRKVTGLGKVGGLRKVARLARRRTRVDLSHHARSPLGTAVVNCVAYQDGARVPGGRDLVETVERIRKSDEGFVWLGLHEPTDQEFAGIADLFDLHPLAVEDAVEAHQRPKLERYGDTLFAVFKTVCYVEHKELTATSEVVNTGEIMVFVGSDFVITVRHGRHGSLGPLREGLEADARQLAKGPAAVLHAIADHVVDDYVHVTDSVQEDIDQVEADVFAENGARADAGRIYQLKRELLELKRAVVPLARPVQELATRPIRVIAPEIQAYFRDVSDHLLRVTEQIAAFDELLNSILQAHLAQVTVAQNEDMRKITAWAAVIAVPTMVCGLYGMNFDHMPELHWRFGYPIVIGVITLACLVLYRGFRRNGWL; encoded by the coding sequence ATGTCCATGGCAGGGAATCTGCGGAAGGTCACGGGCCTCGGCAAGGTCGGCGGCCTCCGTAAGGTGGCGCGGCTGGCCCGGCGGCGTACCCGTGTCGACCTGAGTCACCACGCCCGGTCCCCGCTGGGCACGGCGGTGGTGAACTGCGTGGCGTACCAGGACGGCGCCAGGGTCCCGGGCGGACGCGATCTCGTCGAGACCGTGGAGCGGATCCGCAAGAGCGACGAGGGTTTCGTCTGGCTCGGGCTGCACGAGCCCACGGACCAGGAGTTCGCCGGCATCGCCGACCTCTTCGACCTGCACCCGCTGGCCGTCGAGGACGCGGTGGAGGCCCATCAGCGGCCTAAGCTGGAGCGGTACGGCGACACACTCTTCGCGGTGTTCAAAACGGTCTGCTACGTCGAGCACAAGGAGCTGACGGCGACCAGCGAGGTGGTGAACACCGGCGAGATCATGGTCTTCGTCGGGTCCGACTTCGTCATCACCGTGCGGCACGGACGGCACGGGTCACTGGGGCCGCTGCGCGAGGGGCTGGAGGCGGACGCCCGTCAGCTCGCCAAGGGCCCGGCCGCGGTGCTGCACGCGATCGCGGACCATGTGGTCGACGACTACGTGCATGTCACGGACTCGGTCCAGGAGGACATCGACCAGGTCGAGGCCGATGTGTTCGCCGAGAACGGCGCGCGGGCGGACGCCGGCCGCATCTACCAGCTCAAGCGCGAACTCCTCGAACTGAAGCGGGCGGTGGTGCCGCTCGCCCGCCCCGTCCAGGAGCTCGCCACCCGGCCGATACGGGTGATCGCCCCGGAGATACAGGCGTACTTCCGGGACGTCTCCGACCATCTGCTGCGGGTCACCGAGCAGATCGCCGCCTTCGACGAACTGCTCAACTCGATCCTGCAGGCGCACCTCGCGCAGGTGACGGTGGCGCAGAACGAGGACATGCGGAAGATCACGGCCTGGGCGGCGGTCATCGCCGTACCGACGATGGTCTGCGGGCTCTACGGCATGAACTTCGACCACATGCCGGAACTGCACTGGCGGTTCGGTTACCCCATAGTCATCGGCGTGATCACCCTCGCCTGCCTCGTCCTGTACCGGGGGTTCCGGCGCAACGGCTGGCTGTGA
- a CDS encoding MFS transporter — protein sequence MTSVERQLAVPVEAEEIPALRRRITAVLIAGQILGGLGVATGIALATVLAKQVSGTESLSGLAPTATVTGTAVLSVPLAALMTARGRRPGLVLAYLIGASGAGVVVVAASLGSFPLLLLGMAGFGAASSANLQARFAAADLAEPQRRARAISNVVWATTIGAVLGPNIAAPAGRSVSGLGIPEAAGPFVWAAGVFLLSALLMAVLLRPDPLLTARALAPVEEQSAQARSIRAGFAAVAASPRARLALVTVAVSHTAMVSIMSMTPVDLGHHGASIDLIGLVISGHIAGMYAFSPLMGRLSDRLGRLSGIGLAVGLLACAALLAGTAGGSHGQIAAGLFVLGLGWSSGLVSGSALLTDSVPQAARAAAQGVSDLTMNTAAGVGGATAGLVVAQASYGWLNLLAACLLVPLGGLALFTRRRGRSRR from the coding sequence GTGACCTCCGTCGAGCGGCAGCTCGCCGTACCCGTGGAAGCCGAGGAGATACCGGCGCTGCGGCGCCGCATCACCGCCGTACTCATCGCCGGTCAGATCCTCGGTGGGCTCGGCGTCGCCACCGGCATCGCACTCGCCACCGTGCTGGCCAAGCAGGTCAGCGGCACCGAGTCGCTCTCCGGGCTCGCGCCCACCGCGACGGTCACCGGGACGGCGGTGCTCTCCGTGCCGCTGGCCGCGCTGATGACCGCGCGAGGACGCCGACCGGGCCTGGTGCTGGCGTACCTCATCGGGGCGTCGGGAGCGGGCGTCGTCGTGGTCGCCGCGTCTCTGGGGAGCTTTCCGCTGCTGCTGCTCGGCATGGCGGGCTTCGGCGCGGCCTCGTCGGCGAACCTCCAGGCGCGGTTCGCGGCCGCCGATCTGGCCGAGCCGCAGCGGCGTGCCCGGGCCATCTCGAACGTGGTGTGGGCGACCACGATCGGAGCGGTGCTGGGGCCCAACATCGCCGCGCCCGCCGGACGCAGCGTCTCCGGGCTCGGGATACCCGAGGCAGCGGGGCCGTTCGTCTGGGCGGCCGGGGTCTTCCTCCTCTCCGCGCTGCTGATGGCCGTACTGCTGCGTCCCGATCCTCTGCTGACCGCCCGGGCGCTGGCGCCCGTCGAGGAGCAGTCGGCTCAGGCGCGTTCCATCCGCGCCGGTTTCGCCGCGGTCGCCGCCTCGCCGCGGGCCAGGCTGGCGCTCGTGACAGTGGCCGTCTCGCACACCGCGATGGTCTCGATCATGTCGATGACCCCCGTCGACCTCGGACACCACGGGGCGAGCATCGATCTGATCGGGCTGGTGATCAGTGGCCACATCGCGGGCATGTACGCGTTCTCGCCCCTCATGGGGCGACTCTCGGACCGGCTCGGGCGGCTCTCCGGGATCGGGCTCGCCGTGGGCCTGCTGGCCTGCGCGGCGCTCCTCGCGGGCACGGCGGGCGGCAGCCACGGGCAGATCGCCGCGGGGCTCTTCGTACTGGGCCTCGGCTGGTCGTCCGGGCTCGTGTCCGGCTCGGCGCTCCTGACGGACTCGGTGCCCCAGGCCGCGCGGGCCGCCGCCCAGGGGGTGTCCGACCTGACCATGAACACGGCGGCCGGTGTCGGTGGGGCGACCGCCGGTCTCGTCGTCGCACAGGCGAGCTACGGGTGGCTGAACCTCCTCGCCGCGTGCCTGCTGGTGCCGCTGGGCGGGCTGGCGCTGTTCACGCGGCGCCGAGGCCGAAGCCGCCGGTGA
- a CDS encoding glycerophosphodiester phosphodiesterase, whose protein sequence is MHVRVAAATTAAFVGGTVLILPTSHAQAGSLRKAPAIVSHRGASAYAPENTLASIDKAAAMGFGWVENDVQRTKDGELVVLHDASLARTTDVKKVYPRRAPWKVKDFTAAEIARLDAGSWFGRRYAGTRVPTLKQYMNRVSHNHQKLVLEIKNPELYPGIERQTLKVLSNEGWLDPDHLRNRLVVQSFSEQSVRTVHELRPGITTAFLGKPSLARLHEFARFADLINPDHTSLSSGYVSAVHSFVGPHRRPMEVFAWTIDDADTARRLAGYGVDGVITNKPDVIRSALQQT, encoded by the coding sequence ATGCACGTGCGCGTTGCCGCCGCCACGACCGCCGCGTTTGTCGGGGGAACCGTTCTGATACTCCCCACCTCCCACGCACAGGCCGGCTCCCTGCGCAAGGCTCCGGCGATCGTCTCGCATCGCGGAGCGTCCGCCTACGCGCCCGAGAACACCCTCGCCTCCATCGACAAGGCGGCCGCGATGGGCTTCGGCTGGGTCGAGAACGACGTCCAGCGCACCAAGGACGGCGAGCTCGTCGTGCTCCACGACGCAAGCCTGGCCCGTACGACCGACGTCAAGAAGGTCTATCCCCGCCGGGCTCCCTGGAAGGTCAAGGACTTCACCGCGGCGGAGATCGCGCGCCTGGACGCGGGGAGCTGGTTCGGTCGCCGGTACGCGGGCACACGTGTGCCGACGCTGAAGCAGTACATGAACCGCGTCTCGCACAATCACCAGAAGCTCGTGCTGGAGATCAAGAACCCCGAGCTTTATCCGGGTATCGAGCGGCAGACCCTCAAGGTCCTGAGCAACGAAGGCTGGCTGGATCCGGACCATCTCAGGAACCGGCTGGTCGTCCAGAGCTTCAGCGAGCAGAGCGTGCGGACGGTCCACGAACTGCGTCCGGGGATCACGACGGCCTTTCTGGGCAAGCCGTCGCTCGCGCGCCTGCACGAGTTCGCACGGTTCGCCGATCTGATCAACCCGGACCACACCTCCCTCTCGTCCGGCTATGTCTCCGCGGTCCACTCGTTCGTCGGACCGCACCGCCGGCCGATGGAGGTCTTCGCCTGGACCATCGACGACGCGGACACCGCGCGGCGCCTGGCGGGTTACGGCGTGGACGGCGTGATCACGAACAAGCCCGACGTGATCCGGAGCGCTCTGCAACAGACCTGA
- a CDS encoding VOC family protein, with product MTDNSARLDHVVLWVRDPVASADFYEKTVGLEPVRVAEYAEGKAPFPSVRVNEETILDLMALPMAAYMNMIPGAADSAGHPVNHVCLSFREADFDALHTRLEEGSVPLSGFSYDSFGARGMAKRSFYFQDPDGNVFEARHYD from the coding sequence ATGACGGACAACTCGGCACGTCTTGACCATGTCGTCCTCTGGGTGCGCGATCCGGTCGCCTCGGCCGACTTCTACGAGAAGACGGTCGGCCTGGAACCCGTGAGGGTCGCCGAATACGCAGAGGGGAAGGCACCGTTTCCCTCCGTGCGCGTCAATGAAGAGACCATTCTCGACCTCATGGCCCTCCCCATGGCCGCGTACATGAACATGATCCCGGGCGCCGCGGACAGCGCGGGGCACCCGGTCAACCACGTATGCCTGTCCTTCCGGGAAGCCGATTTCGACGCGCTGCACACACGTCTGGAGGAAGGGTCCGTCCCCCTTTCGGGCTTCTCGTACGACTCCTTCGGGGCCCGTGGCATGGCCAAGCGCAGCTTCTACTTCCAGGACCCGGACGGAAACGTCTTCGAGGCACGCCACTACGACTAG